TGCCGGGCTCCACGCGGACGCCGTACGCCTTCTGGCCGCCGATGGTGATCGGCGCCGCCTTGGCGTCGGCGAGGTTGTCCCATCCGCCGGCGGCCGGGCCCTTCCAGTAGCCCGGAGGCGCCTGGGTGAGCCGGTTGTTGCGGCCGGTCTGGTCGTAGAGAATGGTGATCACGCAGTTCGTGCCGGCACAGAACGAGTCCTGCGTGGCGGCGTTGACGACTCCGCCGGCGCTCAGCACGCCGATGTCCCGGGTGGTGTTGTCGGAGGACCGGCGCACCTGGTACAGCGGGCCGTTGTACGCCCCGAACAGCGCACGGGTCGTGCTGTGCGCCGCCACACACGGCGTACCGCCTGCCGCGTAGATGTCACACGGCTGCGAGGCGGCGGCTCGTGCCGTGCCGCCGCCGACCAGGCAGGTGGCGGCGAGCAACGCGCTCGCCCCGGCCGTGAGCACTCTTCTCAGGCTCCGGAAGAACATCATGCCTTCTCTCGATCAGGAATCGTGATCGGACGGCACAGGAACAAGGGCCCGGTGAATGTTAGCGCTAACATTCACTTTCGTCCGACACCGATTTACGGTTGGCAGTACGCGGAGTCAAATGAATGAGGGTCCCGGCGTCAAGAACGCGGATCTGATCTCTCGGACGTCCGGGTGCCCCCGGTGCGCCGCCTGGGCTGTTGTCGTGACGCGTTCCGCCCCCGGGACGCGATGCCGTGGAACTTTCACTCCGGCGCTAGCGTGGCGTGGCCGTGCTCGCCCGGACCACCAGCGTGGTCGCCAGCTCCACCCGGTGGTCGGCCGGTGCGCGGCCGCCGGCGGCGGCCATGACCATCTCGGCGGCGACGGCACCCATCCTGGCCAGCGGCTGCCGCACGGTCGTCATCGGAGGGTCCGCCCACTGGGCCAGCGGCAGATCGTCGAACCCGACGACGCTGAGGTCGCCGGGGACCCGGAGCCCGCGCCGCTGCGCGGCCTGGTAGACCCCGAGGGCCTGCAGGTCGTTGGCGGCGAACACGGCGGTCGGCGGATCCGGCAGCGCGAGCAACGCCTCCGCCTCGGTCCGGCCTCCTTCGACGTAGAGCGGCGCCGTACGCAGGAGCGCCGGATCGGCCGGGACGCCGGCCACGTCCAGGGCCGCGCGGTGGCCGTCCACCCGGGCCCGGCAGCACATCAAGGTGTCCGGGCCGTTGACCATGGCGATCCTGCGGTGACCGAGCTCCAGCAGGTGGCGCGTGGCGGTCAGGCCGCCGTTCCAGTTGGTGGCTCCGACCGAGGGCAC
The window above is part of the Sphaerisporangium rubeum genome. Proteins encoded here:
- a CDS encoding LacI family DNA-binding transcriptional regulator, whose product is MTRTPDDPPPGPSARQAVTLAHIARLAGVSPPTVSKVINGHPGVSTGTRRRIEDLVREHGWRRPETAGAGVVVEVLFQSLDSLWALEIIRGIDEVVQARGMVVALIDMRGRRSPHGGWIDQVLARRPAGVIAVSADLSERQQVRLASRSIPLIALDPRGEPDHRVPSVGATNWNGGLTATRHLLELGHRRIAMVNGPDTLMCCRARVDGHRAALDVAGVPADPALLRTAPLYVEGGRTEAEALLALPDPPTAVFAANDLQALGVYQAAQRRGLRVPGDLSVVGFDDLPLAQWADPPMTTVRQPLARMGAVAAEMVMAAAGGRAPADHRVELATTLVVRASTATPR